Proteins encoded together in one Variovorax paradoxus window:
- a CDS encoding IclR family transcriptional regulator, whose translation MTPPEASAHNDRALLVLSVLAQSKAAMSAAELIQATGLSQSTLYRQIATLRRWGFVMEAEGRYSPGPVSVQLATGFDGNSDLVMAARADMRALAQQSRESVALVTAVNDRVVCLEMIDSEQSLRCSFDRGRSVPARDGASAKCLLAHLPTDQRDALLDAFGESPERRAQRVAELDAIREAGHAVTHGEVDAGVWGASAPVLASGRRLRGAITLMAPLTRVEGMEAALLHMTVVTAARISRALQ comes from the coding sequence ATGACGCCGCCCGAAGCTTCCGCCCACAACGACCGAGCCCTGCTGGTGCTGTCGGTGCTGGCGCAAAGCAAGGCGGCCATGTCGGCTGCGGAGCTGATACAGGCGACAGGCCTTTCGCAGAGCACGCTGTACCGGCAGATTGCCACGCTGCGGCGCTGGGGCTTCGTCATGGAGGCCGAAGGGCGCTACTCGCCCGGGCCGGTGAGCGTGCAGCTTGCAACCGGCTTCGACGGCAACTCCGACCTGGTGATGGCGGCGCGCGCCGACATGCGTGCGCTTGCGCAACAGAGCCGCGAAAGCGTGGCGCTTGTCACGGCCGTGAACGACCGCGTGGTGTGCCTCGAGATGATCGACAGCGAGCAGTCGCTGCGCTGTTCGTTCGACCGGGGCCGCAGCGTTCCGGCCCGAGACGGCGCCAGTGCCAAGTGCCTGCTGGCCCATTTGCCGACCGACCAGCGCGATGCATTGCTCGACGCATTCGGCGAAAGCCCCGAGCGCCGCGCACAGCGTGTCGCCGAGCTCGACGCGATCCGCGAAGCCGGCCACGCCGTGACGCATGGCGAGGTCGATGCGGGCGTCTGGGGCGCGAGCGCGCCGGTGCTTGCATCGGGCCGTCGCCTGCGCGGCGCAATCACGCTCATGGCCCCGCTCACGCGTGTCGAAGGCATGGAAGCTGCATTGCTGCACATGACCGTCGTCACGGCGGCGCGCATTTCACGCGCGCTGCAGTAG
- a CDS encoding transporter substrate-binding domain-containing protein, translating to MNTRRTLIAAALSSLAFFGFAATAQAQGEPLRVATDATFPPMEFVENGKRTGFDVELVEAIGKTLGRKIEWIDIDFKGLVPGLVSKRFDMAVSAIYITDERKKVVDFTVPYYAGGLVVMVKDGNTAIKTPADINGKKVSVQVGTKSVSYTKEKFPQVQLMEVEKNQEMFNLVDIGRADAAVTGKPAAYQYVRTRGGLKVLPEQITTEEYGMAIRKDTPELTKAVNGAIEKLKADGTYAQIVAKWFSANAK from the coding sequence ATGAACACCCGCCGCACCCTCATTGCCGCCGCACTCTCCAGCCTTGCCTTCTTCGGTTTTGCCGCCACCGCGCAAGCCCAGGGCGAGCCGCTGCGGGTGGCCACCGACGCCACCTTTCCGCCGATGGAGTTCGTCGAGAACGGCAAGCGCACCGGCTTTGACGTGGAGCTGGTCGAGGCCATCGGCAAGACGCTCGGCCGCAAGATCGAGTGGATCGACATTGACTTCAAGGGCCTGGTGCCGGGCCTCGTCTCCAAGCGCTTCGACATGGCCGTTTCGGCCATCTACATCACGGACGAGCGCAAGAAGGTCGTCGACTTCACCGTGCCCTACTACGCGGGCGGCCTCGTCGTGATGGTGAAGGACGGCAACACCGCCATCAAGACGCCGGCCGACATCAACGGCAAGAAGGTCAGCGTGCAGGTGGGCACCAAGTCGGTCTCCTACACCAAGGAAAAGTTTCCGCAGGTGCAGCTGATGGAAGTCGAGAAGAACCAGGAGATGTTCAACCTGGTGGACATCGGCCGTGCCGATGCGGCCGTGACCGGCAAGCCCGCCGCTTACCAGTACGTGCGCACGCGCGGCGGCCTCAAGGTGCTGCCCGAGCAGATCACCACCGAGGAATACGGCATGGCCATCCGCAAGGACACGCCCGAGCTCACCAAGGCAGTGAACGGCGCCATCGAGAAGCTCAAGGCCGACGGCACCTATGCGCAGATCGTCGCGAAGTGGTTCAGCGCGAACGCGAAGTAA
- a CDS encoding amino acid ABC transporter permease codes for MDLDFSPVWQGWPDLLRGALVTVEITACALALGCVLGLVVGIGRLNPKRRWLYGLCTAYVAAIRGTPLLVQLFILFFGLPHFGILLPAFLCGVLGLGVYSGAYVSEIVRGAIQSIDKGQTLAAQSLGMTPATAMREIVLPQAVVRMIPPLGNEFIALIKNSALVSLLTIHDVMHEGQKIISVSYRSLEVYLAIALVYFVLTGTMTLVLRHFEQKLRQGGLMR; via the coding sequence ATGGATCTCGATTTCTCGCCGGTCTGGCAAGGCTGGCCCGACCTGCTACGCGGCGCGCTCGTCACGGTGGAAATTACCGCCTGCGCGCTCGCCCTCGGCTGCGTGCTGGGCCTGGTGGTCGGCATCGGGCGGCTCAACCCGAAGCGGCGCTGGCTCTACGGCCTATGCACGGCCTATGTGGCGGCGATTCGCGGCACGCCGCTCCTGGTGCAGCTGTTCATTTTGTTCTTCGGCCTGCCGCACTTCGGCATCTTGCTGCCGGCCTTCCTGTGCGGCGTACTGGGGCTGGGCGTGTATTCGGGTGCGTATGTGTCGGAGATCGTGCGCGGCGCCATCCAGTCGATCGACAAGGGCCAGACCCTCGCGGCCCAGTCGCTGGGCATGACGCCCGCCACGGCCATGCGCGAGATCGTGCTGCCGCAGGCGGTGGTGCGCATGATCCCGCCGCTGGGCAACGAGTTCATCGCGCTCATCAAGAACTCGGCGCTGGTGTCGCTGCTCACCATCCACGACGTGATGCACGAGGGGCAGAAGATCATCAGCGTGTCGTACCGCTCGCTCGAGGTGTACCTTGCCATCGCGCTCGTGTACTTCGTGCTCACGGGCACGATGACGCTGGTTCTCAGGCACTTCGAGCAGAAGCTGCGGCAAGGGGGGCTGATGCGATGA
- a CDS encoding HutD/Ves family protein — protein sequence MNVVRFSRTELPARPWKNGGGTTQEIVSWPEGAGLDDFSWRASIATIAAPGPFSVFEGVDRSIMLLEGDGVRLFTPDGRTDHRLDAPHRPFTFSGDETIDCALLGGASNDFNIMARRGRWRAEVQVLAEPSVVEPAPHGVLLALRGTWRLNGEARAEGEGVYWAEDAQAWQAVPEDEGARLAAVRIVPA from the coding sequence ATGAACGTGGTTCGCTTTTCCCGCACCGAGCTGCCGGCCAGACCCTGGAAGAACGGCGGCGGCACCACGCAGGAAATCGTCAGCTGGCCCGAGGGCGCGGGGCTCGACGACTTCAGCTGGCGCGCGAGCATCGCCACCATTGCGGCGCCGGGGCCTTTCTCGGTGTTCGAAGGCGTCGACCGCAGCATCATGCTGCTCGAAGGCGACGGCGTGCGGCTCTTCACGCCCGACGGCCGAACGGACCACCGGCTCGACGCGCCGCACCGGCCATTCACCTTCAGCGGCGATGAAACGATCGATTGCGCGCTGCTCGGTGGCGCATCGAACGACTTCAACATCATGGCGCGGCGGGGCCGGTGGCGCGCCGAAGTGCAGGTGCTCGCCGAGCCCTCGGTCGTCGAGCCAGCTCCGCACGGCGTGCTGCTTGCGCTGCGCGGCACGTGGCGCCTGAACGGCGAGGCGCGCGCGGAGGGAGAGGGCGTGTACTGGGCCGAAGATGCGCAGGCGTGGCAAGCCGTGCCGGAGGACGAAGGCGCGCGGTTGGCAGCGGTTCGCATCGTGCCGGCGTAA